Part of the Quercus lobata isolate SW786 chromosome 6, ValleyOak3.0 Primary Assembly, whole genome shotgun sequence genome, ATAATGCTCTCAGTCTCATAGAGACAAGTCTTGAAAATTCCAAAGTACATAGAAATTGGAACTTAAAAATGACAAgagcaagaaataaaaaaaaaaataaataaatcaagatAAAGCCTTAACATCAATAGTTCTCATCACAAACTAGAATTATAGATATTGGACAGGGAAAGATGGCAATCATTTGAAAGCACTCGGTGTAGATTACGACCGTTCACCCCAACTCAGCAAAATCATACGGCACGAGACAGTTGGAACCCACCTAAGAATTTCAAGCAAATACATttacacaatcaaagtcccttcGTGACAATGAATGCAACTAGAGCAGCTCCAATGGACATCAATATTCCATTTCCATGCCTCTTGAGACCCAGTGCTCCAGACTCATCCACTTTTGCAGCAACAGAAGGAGTGTCTGCATCTGCATCTGCATCTGCATCTGCACCATTGTTCAAAGACTTAGGCTTTGACAATGTTGGTGCCGAGGCTGGTGCCTTATGCTTTGGCTTAGGATTAAAAATGTCAAGAGGAAGAAGCACTTGATCCACTTGATAAATATCAAGCTGGCTATCCGAATACACAGTTCCACCCAACGTGGTATTAACAAGAACACTAGAGATGTTCACTTGGTTGCCAGCAGTGGTCACGGTTAGTGGGAACTCACCAGCATCTCCGGCCTCTGTGGGCACTGGATTGCTCAGAGTTTGGAAATTTGACAGAGTAACTACTGTGTTTAATATGTGAAATTGTACTAGTTGGGTCTTTTGCAGGTCGGACAATGAGTTTATAGTGCCCGCTTTGAGGCTGGAAAATGCAGCATCAGTAGGAGCAAAGATGGTAAAGCCATTATTTGAATTGTTGAGCTGGCCGTATAATTGGTCAGATACTCCAGTACTTTTTAAGAGGCGGATAAAGACTGAGAACCCTCCAGCCTTTGCAAGGATTTTGGTGACATCGGGGACACCTTTCTTTGTGGGCGGGACCTTGGCAGACTGGACTGGGGCTGGGGCCTTGGCAGGCTGAACTACTGGTGGAGTGGCAGGCTGGACTGGAGCCTTTGCAGGCTGAACTGGTGCATTTGCTGGCTGGACTGGTGCTGCAGCGGGCTGGCCTAAAGTTGTGATGCAATGGAAGAGTAATACAAGTAAAATTGATAGGGAGAAGAAGAGAGCCTGTTTTGTCATCTTTGAAGTTCTTTTATTGTGGGGAGAACTGAATTTTAGTTGGGATGTTTTGAAATGCAAGAGTGGGGTTTGCACTTGCACTTGCACTTGCACTTGCACTTGCAGGAGTGTTTGATATGTGTGGAAGGGAAGAGAGGGCTTTTATTGAGGCTGGGAGACATTGCAATTAGGTGAAGGGTACACTTCTTGTTACGAATTACCTTAGTGATTTGCAGATCATCTGTCTTGGAAAGGTGGAGGAATGTCTAGTTACAAAACCTTAACTCTTTGCAGCTTATCTTTCTTGGAAAGGTGCAGGAATGAAAGGATAAAGTGAGAGATCTTGTTGTTTTAGCAACTAGTTTGCTTGGGAAGGCAGGAAAAAGAGAGGGGATCTCTATTGTGTGTGCGGGAAAATATAGATTCTTGTCATATCTTTTGCTTTCACAATCACAGATAATTATTCTTGGCTATGAAACTCATTTGTTTGCCACAAGCTTATGAAggaagttgaaaagaaaagatagtaaACTCCTGTATCAAATTTGTTagcttgtttttgtttattcCTCAAACAGAGTAAAATTCAACACTTGTAATGGGCTGTCCTTTgagttaaaatttttgtttccagTTATTAACGAGTAAAAATTTGAGATTCTAATCATTAATTAAGGTTCACGTCATTTCCAACtaaatatccaaatttttttatttttttatttttatttttggctttgaTTAATGTGACAATTCCCAATCCTCAACTAGCTAGAATTCCCCATTTTTAATCAACCCAAATGTAAGTGCAATCAATTCTAATGCTTGTTTAGCAACGGGTTAATGAGCTTGCCAGAATTGGTTCCAATTGCAGACTGTAAACTT contains:
- the LOC115950082 gene encoding fasciclin-like arabinogalactan protein 12 encodes the protein MTKQALFFSLSILLVLLFHCITTLGQPAAAPVQPANAPVQPAKAPVQPATPPVVQPAKAPAPVQSAKVPPTKKGVPDVTKILAKAGGFSVFIRLLKSTGVSDQLYGQLNNSNNGFTIFAPTDAAFSSLKAGTINSLSDLQKTQLVQFHILNTVVTLSNFQTLSNPVPTEAGDAGEFPLTVTTAGNQVNISSVLVNTTLGGTVYSDSQLDIYQVDQVLLPLDIFNPKPKHKAPASAPTLSKPKSLNNGADADADADADTPSVAAKVDESGALGLKRHGNGILMSIGAALVAFIVTKGL